A region of the Silene latifolia isolate original U9 population chromosome 9, ASM4854445v1, whole genome shotgun sequence genome:
ATTCTTAGAACATTCACTATGCATATTGttaaagatgatcctaatgggagtctcatgcattctatgtaatagaatcacatatatttttgtaCTGTTGTTTAGAGACTACTAATTTTATTGGAATTTAGTATGGATTTGATTTTACGAGAAGGTATATATAGAGCAAAACACTCTCTTAATTAATTGTAGATAATCGAGGAAAACTTTTGCTATAGGAGATCTAACATTTCTCTAAACATACTAAACATAGATAATTATGATACTTGTTGCTTTACGTAAAACCatttagttttacgtagttgttataggttaaaataatttgcaaaattcATAAAGGCCTGTCTCAGTTATTAAGGGCGATTCATTTGGTGAGCTGTACTATATTTATGGAGATAatgttttgtatttaattaaaaccaGTGATATCTATAACaataatggaaaaactaattacataCTCTTACCATGTTACTTGATATTTTTACAACTGAATTGATAACTACCAAATGACAAAACTCATATGCAAAAGCACTAATAGTTCATTGATCAACTATACCAACCACGAACTTTTGTTTATCAATGATTTAAACATAATTGaacttttttttatcaactatAGAATATATTTATACAGATGACCCTAATGAGAGCCCCGTGTATCGCACGGGCTTTTcaactagtaataataataagtgaGATTAACTCATACCAGAGGGGTATAAGTGGGCTTTCCTGAAAAGTAGGGTACAAGTGGAATTAGCTCTTATCAGatctttttttttaaatgtcGACAATTCGCTATAAAACGTCGACAATATATCGCGGCCCTCAAAAATTGACAAAAGGCAGGCTCGTGAGTGGTGAGTGGTGACTAGTAACTCGTAACAACTAACAACACAACGTGTGACTCTGTGTAGAGGTGGACATTGGGTCAATGGGCCGGGCGGTGAGTGCGGGCCAAGGGTGGCTGGGTAGAGTAAAGACGCACAAAGACTAACATAGGACCGGAAATTTGTCTTGGTAGGGTGGTTTTGGTCGGGCCCAACACGACACTATAGGGGCGGGaaagttacaatttttttttttttttttttttgttttaaaaaaaaacaggCTGAAAAGCAGTCTGGGCTGAAAAAACCCAACACTAGCACGGCCCGTAGGCCTGACCGGGCTGGGCCATGTGCTAACCGGGCTGCTAAATTCTGGCCCGTGTGACAGTGTTGGGCCGGGCCGGGCAGGGCTGGCCCGCTATATTGTCCACCTCTAACTCTATGAGTAGCCGGTACGCCCACATTAACGGTCTTCCCATAATGAAACCCTACAATTATCCAAAatccaaaatcaaatccaaaatccAAAATCCAAAATCCAAAATCCATATCAAAAATATCCATTTCTATCCTACGCAcgtaacacaacccaaacccCCGGCGCATAATATCACCCACACCGTTTCCCTTCACTTTCCCTGCTCCCCTCTTCAACAATGGCGTACCAAAAGTACTACCATCAATGGCTCGATAGAGGTGACATTTTAAAGGCAAACGCACATCACTTACAACTCCAACTCCGCCGTCGTTTTCGCGTCGCCGTCGATCGCCACCTATATCTCCGTCGCGTCTCCTTCTCTTCAGCCGCCGGAGACGGTCACTTCTCTTCCGTCGTCTGCCGTTGGATCCACCGCGTCCGCGACTTTCCGAAAAAGTCTCTCTCTTCCTCCTCCACCGCTCTCTCCCGTATTAAGCGAGGTAAGGAGTATTTGATTTCATTAGCCTCTTAATTTTGTGGATTTAATTCGTTAGATTTGTTATAATATAATGCTTGATCATCTGATTAATGCCTTTTTAATGTTGTTATAATGCTTGATGATGTCGAATCAAGTTAGGTTAAACTCAAAAACTCGAGTGAGACCGATATTTCTAGCTATTACGTTTGAATAGATTGTGATTTTGAAGATACGTTGCATCAGTGCAATCAATGTCAAGGGAGTTTGTTGTTTCTTGAGATTAAGATTAGTTCGTTACTGTTAAGGTTTCGAAACGGTGTCTCTACTGCTAGATGCTCCGTATTTATGCTCCATAAATTCGAACCTTTTTTAGACAAGAAAGGGGAGGCTGAGTTTTATTCATGTCGAGCCGAAGTAGTTTGTGAAAACTTGGATACACTAACTCACTCATTCCTTCCAGAAATTCACATCCTCGCTATATGATGAGCAACAATTTTCCCCGCCTTTGACATGAGCACATCTACTAGAGACAAACCCTGGAGTATTTCCCCAAGCACCGCTCCCTCTTCTTATATTCTCCCCCATTTCCCACTTGCCATTTCAATCCATTAAGTAAGAGCAGCTTTGTCTCCTAAATACTTCACCATGCACAGCTCAAATCATATCCCAATTTAGcatctactccctccgtcccggtcaattttcgttctttggttttggcataaagaccaaggaaagaggaagggtcaattactaaatgacaatggaacaaattgagtgtgaatgttCAAATTACTTATcaagtttattcttaaaatagaaaagacaacaattgactgatacaccccaatatggaaaaggacaaccaATGACGACCGGGACAGAGGAAGTATAATAATTCGTGCTTGAAGTTTTTTGCTTTCAACACACTGCCTTGTTAGTTTAAATTTTACCAAAGGTTGTTTCTTAGGTGGAAAACGCGTATCTCTTGGAATTTAGGCTTGTTTGTTAGCTTGTAGAGTTTTTGAAACAATTTCCCTACTTGTTGGGAAAGaaggtactccctccgtcccggtcaattgttgtccttttgttttggcacaaagaccaagaaacgAGGAATgtgccaattactaaatgacaagtggaacaaaatgagtatgaatgatcaaattgttcatcaagtttatttttaaaatagaaaggacaacaactcactgAGATACCTAATATgaaaaaggataacaaatgaccgggacagagggagtacttaCTATAGACCACCTCATTATAGTGTGATTTCTCCTTGAGCTGTTTTATGGGAGACAACCTTTTTCTACTATTGTGGTACCGGTATTTTTATTCGCATTTCACACTTTAATATTTTATTCCATAAAAAGAGGAACACTGGAACAGACGTTGTTGAAAGGAAAAGGCTAGCTTAGATACTAAAAGTTCTGATCGGTTAGTTACATGACTTACATCACATCAGGTTGTTATGGTAACCGGGGAAATGATCTGCATTTGATGATACTGGAGCGATTAGTTGACAATAAATTAGTTGTTTTCAATTGGAGCTGCCAACCTGTTCTCACTCTTGATAATTTTTAGGGTGCCTCTTCAATCAAACAGACTTTATGTAAGCGATCATCATGTTTCATTGGGATATTTGTGATATGCAGATGAATGTTATGATTATATCTAAAAGTGTCATTTCATCTTTCTTTTTCTAaattctcaattttttttaatgCTCTTAGTTAAGCAGCAGATTTATGCGGAAGAAGAATCAGCAATTACTCGCATGGTTCAAGCAATGGCGGTGCCCATTCTTGGGAATGTTTGTCACGTATTTATGCATGGTCTCAACCGTGTCCAGGTATTCAAGCTGTTTCTGGTTTATGTTTCCCCTTTTTCCCTATTAGCTAAGTAATTGATTTGATATTTGTAGACCTGCTTTTGACAGATATATGGTGCAGAAAAATTAGTTGATGCAGTAAAACGAAAATCTAAAGACAAACCTTTAGTTACGGtatgttctttttctttttgattAATTGGTTGAAATAAATTGATTATTTGTGTGCACTTTTGACTCCTTTTTTAATGTCGGTTTTGGTTGAAGATTTCTTTCTATGGAAAAGCAAATATGTATAGATAATGTTCCTTAAGTATAGATACTGCTCTAAGCCTTGTAGAGTATATGAACTCAGGGTTCAGGAATTGGTTTTATTGGCTTTAAAAGTGATGACGAGATATAAAATGGAGGTCTACCTTATGTGAATCATACGAACCATTTAATTCTTGAATATTTCAGGTTAGCAATCATGTTGCTTCCATTGACGATCCACTTGTTATTGCCTCGCTGTTGCCTCCACATGTACTCATGGATGCTCAAAACTTGAGATGGACCCTTTGTGCTTCTGATAGATGCTTTAAAAATCCCGCCACTTCAGCCTTTTTCCGCTCTGTAAAGGTTTTGCCTGTTTCACGAGGCGAAGGAATTTATCAGAAGGTAATTGAGTCCCTAAAAAGACACTCATATAAAATTTATAATCAATAGTGATGTGAGATATATTACTGCATTTTCATGTATTTAATTTGTTTCAGGGGTTGGACATTGCTATTTCTAAGCTAAATAACGGAGGCTGGGTCCACATCTTTCCTGAAGGTAGCCGTTCACGAGATGGGGGCAAAACTGTTGGGTCTGCCAAGAAAGGCGTCGGAAGGTCAGTTTTTTTCGAATTTTGTTCGTATACACATGTCAAACTATATTTGTCAGTTTTGGTACGGTGAGAAGCATCTGACACGGATGCATGTCCAAGTGCCGGATTCGtctattttattaaaaaaacatgtttttggtccAAACTCTAAAATGAAATGTTCGAGTGTCCTACCCATGTCCGATTCACACTTGTCCGACACGGGTACACAAGGTAATATTGAAGAGTACGAGCAACATAAATACCACTAGCTTCAgttctctaaatttgcttttggcATAAATTTTAAGACAGCATGCAGCAGTTGGAGTTAACTTTGAGTTTGAAGGGAAAATTTAGTGGACCACATCACACATTGGTAGTTATATGATATAATAGTTATTTCACTATGTTGTTGTTTCAAAGACTCATGGTCAGCCTTGTTCATGATCTCGTCTGCTGGTTGTGATTGTATTTTATCTGGCAGGTTGGTACTTGATGCAGATAATACTCCTACGGTGGTCCCATTTGTGCATACAGGGATGCAAGAGATAATGCCTATTGGGGCCAACTTTCCAAGAATTGGCAAGACTGTATGTTCTTATTTCTTAAGCTCTTCCCTTATTCCTGTTGATCAGGTTAATAGTTCATGACTTATTTATTATGTCAGTATAGTCTCTTCATACTGTTTTTTGGTGCGTGTAATTGGCATAGGTTCTTGTAAGACGGTCTCGCAAGAAGATAGTGTGAGATCATTTCACAATTTAAAGTAGTCAAATATGGTCACTAAAAGGCGTAAAATGATAACTAATGAACTAGACAAAAATGGTTAGTATCAACCGTAAAATGGCTAGCGAAAAATGTCATTGTTGGCACATAGAAGCGTTTAAATGTAAAAGTTCGTGTCATAAAATCTTTTGCTGTGTGATTATGTAGGTGACAGTACTGATCGGGGATCCCATGGAATTTGACGATTTGCTAAAAGGTGAAGGAACCGAGTTTACGTCAAGAGGGGACTTATATGATGCCATATCTTCAAGGATAGGTCAACGATTGCAGCAGCTAAAAGTGCAAGTTGATAGTTTGGCTCTCGAGCAACATCGTCCAGTGCAAGAAGCTCCTCTGCCAAGCATGCAGCGGGCCACAGGGCTTTTACAGCATATCGACTGGGAATCTTTTGGCATGGATAGTCATGTATTACATTGTGATGAGTCCTCATCAGTCGAACACGATAGGCAGATCGTTGAAGTGATTGCTTCGGATCAAGGGCTGTCTGTTTCAGATCAGAATGTCGTAACCTCGGTTGATGGTGATGGTGGAATGATGTCAAGAATAAAGAGGTCAGTGGAATGTGCAGAGTTTATGGGATTTGCAGCTCGAGGATTGTTTCAAAACAGGATGGCGGATGTATCTGACCAAGGTCAGAAACAGAGTCCCTTGCGGGCATGGAAACAGTTGCTGGAATCAAGCTATGGTAGATCAGTGCAGTTGTGTTAACACTATAACTTAAACCCGTTTGCAAATGTCAATAGTTTAGCTGGTTAAGTTATTGAGCGGCAGTACTAACTTGGAACCTGTCAACGTTACAACTATCTTTGTGGGTTCCTCAAAGAAACCAATGTAAATGTTAAGTCTAATCTAATCACTCTTGGAGGGGCTACCACATTTTGGCATGCAGTGTCTCCGACTTGTGGAGAATGAATTTCTCTATCGATTTGGATTCAGATATGAAATCTTACAGGAACTGAGGAGTATCTGGTATAAGACTGAAGGTGTTTGTGAATGAATTGTtcattgaatgaatgaatgaatgaatggtaCAAGTATATATAGGTTACAAGAGGATGGCAGCTAGGTTAAGAAAGATAATTATAAAAGATAgttttcctattttacaatattcACATAATCAATTAGTTTATTTCCTAATTGGATGAGATATGGTTAATACGCCCCCACAAGATGGACGTCCGATGAGTAAGGCCAATCTTGGAGCGAAGTTCGAGATACTGGTTTTTGTGAAGTGGCTTGGTGAGAATGTCAGCCAATTGTTCTTTGCTGGCAACATGTTGAATGTTTGACCATGAAGCAGTTGTTATTTGACGAAGTGAAAGGATAGAGCCATGTGCTTCATTCGAGAGTGGAAAACTGGGTTCTTAGCGTAGAGGGTTGCGGAGATATTGTCACAGAAGATGGCTGGAGGGGTTGCAATAGTGATGTGAAGCTCGTTGAGAAGATTACGAAGCCAGAGGGTTTCAGTTGTGACAGATGCGACGGCACGAAATTTAGCTTCGGTGGTGGAGAGAGCAAGACCGCGTTGCTTCTTGGAAGACCAGGAGACTGGATTTCGACCTAGGTAGATGATATAGCCCGTCGTTGAGACATAGGTGTCTTTATCGCCTGCATGATCGGCATCACAAAATGCATGAAGACGGGGTGGTGAATCATGATATAGTTGTAGACCAACGGTTTGAGTGCCTTGTAAGTAGCGAAGTAAACATTTAAGAGAAGTCCAATGAGTGATGGTGGTGTGGTGGAGGAATTGAGCAAGACGGTTTATAGCAAATGCAATGCCAGGCCTGGTTAGAGATAGGTATTGTAGGCTGCCAACGATGGCACGATAGTTGGCGTGTTCATGAACAGGTAGATGATCTTCACGAACTAAGGGTGGAGATGTAGCCATGGGTGTGGTATTTGGCTTAGCATCAATCATGTTGTACTTGGTGAGAAGGTCATGAATATATTTGGATTGGTTAAGGTGGAGGCCGAGAGAATTAGGTGTGACTTCGATGCATAGAAAGTAAGATAAGGGTCCTAGGTCCTTTAGCGAGAAACGGTGGGATAATTTGTCTATAAATTGATGTAGCTGGGTAGGGTGTGATCCAGTGACGATAATGTCATCAACGTAAATAAGCATGTAAATACATGTTGTGTTTGTATGTAATATAAATAAGGAAGAATCGGAAATTGATTGTTTAAAACCATAGGTGAGAAGATAGGAGGTCAATTCGGTGTACCAACCTCGAGGAGCTTGTTTGAGGCCATAGATGGCTTTGTTCAATTTACAAACATAATCGGGTTTTGTTTGATCAACAAAGCCAGGTGGTTGAATCATAAAAACA
Encoded here:
- the LOC141599882 gene encoding uncharacterized protein LOC141599882 — protein: MAYQKYYHQWLDRGDILKANAHHLQLQLRRRFRVAVDRHLYLRRVSFSSAAGDGHFSSVVCRWIHRVRDFPKKSLSSSSTALSRIKRVKQQIYAEEESAITRMVQAMAVPILGNVCHVFMHGLNRVQIYGAEKLVDAVKRKSKDKPLVTVSNHVASIDDPLVIASLLPPHVLMDAQNLRWTLCASDRCFKNPATSAFFRSVKVLPVSRGEGIYQKGLDIAISKLNNGGWVHIFPEGSRSRDGGKTVGSAKKGVGRLVLDADNTPTVVPFVHTGMQEIMPIGANFPRIGKTVTVLIGDPMEFDDLLKGEGTEFTSRGDLYDAISSRIGQRLQQLKVQVDSLALEQHRPVQEAPLPSMQRATGLLQHIDWESFGMDSHVLHCDESSSVEHDRQIVEVIASDQGLSVSDQNVVTSVDGDGGMMSRIKRSVECAEFMGFAARGLFQNRMADVSDQGQKQSPLRAWKQLLESSYGRSVQLC